The Odocoileus virginianus isolate 20LAN1187 ecotype Illinois chromosome 14, Ovbor_1.2, whole genome shotgun sequence genome contains the following window.
ACTGTTCAAAAGCATTCCATTTTTCAAATGGcttgatttttcctttattttataatacTTAAATGAGCTTTTCTGATCTATCCCTGGGTTCTTGGTtccatctcatttttatttttagcagctTCTTGTGTGAAGGATGGGGTTAAAGGAGGGAAATTATACTTTGCAATCACACAGAAGGgtaaagagaaaggaggaaaattgttttggtctaatttatataaatagtTTCTGGATTACAGATTCTTTTGCAGCAAAAATCAATCAAGAAAATTGTTTCAGCCAGGcatgtgttatttttttcatttacatatcaaataaaaataaatagaggaaGGGGAAGCAAGgagaataaacatttattgagccagGCACTGAACTGGGTATTTTCAATAATATGAGTAGaaatataatgataatattaTACTGGGATGATTTTGTTTGGCAAGCATCGTTTGTGGagtggagtaaaaaatgaagatgTTCTGGTAATAGCAGTTAGTAGCATCTCCCATACTCTTGATATGGATTTAGCTATCCATGGTGTCCTCTCAAAATGGAAGGAGACAAATTAATAAATCCATGGGCAACAGAAAGCACAATGTGCAATATCTAAAGATTTACAGAAATAAAGATGCAAGATAAATCAAATGACTACAGtcttctataattttttaagacTAAAATAAATAGACATTGTAATTAGTTCATGtagataaaaaaatcaaaacaaggtTATTTCTGATATATGCCTGATTTTTCCCATACCACAGTATCTTTGATGGTTAAAAccaaataaggaaaaaatttatttctagggGCTTTAGGGAAGTTAGATTGTGAGAAATATCCCCCTCATGGCTTTGAGTAACCACGTTGCAGTGACTCCTGGTTAGGGAAAAATCTGCATCTATAATTTTGCTGGCTTTTCACCTGGTGACTTACTATGTATTCTTTCTGGCCCTTATTCATCAGTcagtttttctaaaatgtaaaaatggtTATTGAGAAAACCTAGCATAAACTTACAAACTGATGAATTTAGGAgtagaattgtacaaaaaagatcttcatgacccagataatcacgatggtgtgatcactcacctagagccagacatcctggaatgtgaagtcaagtgggccttagaaagaatcactacgaacaaagctagggaaggtgatggaattccagttgagctatttcaaaccctgaaagatgatgctgtgaaagtgctgtactcaatatgccagcaaatttggaaaactcagcagtggccacaggactgggaaagatcagttttcattccaatcacaaagaaaggcaatgccaaggaatgctcaaactactgcacaactgcactcatctcacacgccattaaagtaatgctcaaaattccccaagccaggcttcagcagtatgtgaaccctgaacttccagatgttcaaactagttttagaaaaggcagaggaaccagagatcaaattgccaacatctgatggatcattgaaaaagcaagagagttccagaaaaacatctatttctgctttattgattatgccaaagcctttcactgtgtggatcacaataaactgtggaaaattcttcaagagatgggaataccagaccacctgacctgcctcttgagaaacctatttgcaggtcaggaagcaacagttagatctggacatggaaaaacagactagttccaaataggaaaaggagtacgtcaaggctgtatattgtcaccctttttatttaacttctattcagagtatgtcatgagaaacgctgggctggaagaagcacaggctggaatcaagattgccgggagaaatatcaatcacctcagatatgcagatgacaccacccttatggcagaaagtgaagaggaactaaaaagcctcttgataaaagtgaaagaggagaatgaaaaagttggcttaaagctcaacattcagaaaactaagatcatggcatctggtcccatcacttcatgggaaatagatggggaaactggaaacagtttcagactttattttttgggctccagaatcactgcagatggtgattgcagccatgaaattaaaagatgcttactcccttgcactgcaaggagatccaaccagtccatcctaaaggagatcagtcctgggtgttcattggaaggactgatgctgaagctgaaactccaatactttggccacctcatgcaaagagttgactcattggaaaagaccctgatgctgggagggattgggggcaggaggagaaggggacgacatgaggatgagatggctggatggcatcaccgactcgatggacatgagtttgggtaaactccaggagttggtgatggacagggaggccttgtgattcatggagtcgcaaagagtcggagacgactgagtgactgaactgaactgaacttcatgtaaaaaacaaaacaagaccccAGCAACTTGTAACAATCACTTCTAATTTCCTATGCGATGTTGAAGAATTTTGTTTGGCATTTTTTAGGAATAGGGAAAAAGCAGAGGTAGTGGTAGCTTTGAAAATATGGAACCTTTGGCTATCCCGTAGCCTTCACTTCAATATGGCTTTACAGAAGACACAGATCCCTAACAGCCGGTTCTAGGTTGCTTTGGTTTCTGCATGAGACATGAAAATTGTTTGAAATGACTTATCAAGCAGGAAAGCAAGCCTCATTATGCAAAAAACGCCCCAGAAGTATCAAAGGTCACATGTAGCAAAGTCGAGGGGCTGACTTGACTTTTAAACTATTGTTGGATTGTACCTTAAACACTCACCCCAGATCAGCTGTACAATGGCCACTCATGTTACTTCTAaacaaagattaagaaaaaaattagcaCATTCACGGTTTCAACAGAAAGATatgattacatatttttttcagtcttgtttTCCAGATATAGAAACAATCACATTGAAATATATATGGGTAGATTCTAattcatgaaataattatttttctttgtagtaCACAGTGAGTTTCACAATAGGATTATATATCTCAATGTGTCACACAGTTTTTGGACCACATAAAGCAACATAATATAAAATCTTATAACAGTTGAAAGTCAGGATTATCACATGGCAAATGCACAGCTATGCCACTGAAAATAGTCAAAGTGGGAGATGTGACATCATTTCTAAACAATAAGCAGCTTTGAAGGAATGACATTAGGATAAGAAGGGAAGTGGTtacttttaaaacttcaaaatcaTTTTATCAGGAATTTCATAAAACAAATTGTTGTTCAAGAGACTCTTTGCCATACAATTTTTCAATTTCCCGTAATATAACAAGATTTCCCCACCTCCTTAGGATACATGAAATTTGCATGGAAAAACTCAGATTAGATTTTGAAATGTATCCAGGTGAAGTGTGATTTGACCATAATATGAAACTACTGGTTTTTATATTACTACTTAAGTAGCTAAAGTTTttagagttgtttttttctttttatcagcaGCAGGTAAAAAGTTAAGTACCAGACTGTGGTTAAAGGTCTCTCTTTTCATTGACCACAACCACATAAACAGAGTATGTTTTCCCACTTTACTCATCTCAGTGCTTCCTGACATGAAATTGGAGTGTAAATCAAAGGAATCAATGTGGACAAAACAGTCATGGGCATATGTATATCTCTTAGCCATAAACTCAGAACACTGAATAGAGTCACTATGTCCAAAAAAATCCAAGTTTAGCAGGTTACTTTTGGCATTCTATGTAATCCTGAGATGCCCAGACATTTAGaaacatcttatttttctttctttttaaaaaatattttatttttatttatttggctatgccaggtcttagctggGGCATGCAGAATTTCCAAGTGGCATACAGCTTAACtgccctgtggcgtgtgggatcttagttccctgaccaggggtggaacccgggccccctgcattggaagtgctgagtcccagccactggaccaccaggaaagtcccccacaCTCTATGTTTCTGTCTGTTTCCTTTTACTGAAATAGGTAACCATGTGAAGGTCTCAGAGCCAAAATCACCTTGAAATACACAAATCTAGGGAGAGAACTATttgatttgcagatgatatgtaCACTGGTCATGAAATAAGTCCAGGTCATACCTATAAATAGAATTTCTGGTTAGGTTATAAACTCTCGAgcaatcattttgcatttttaagtttCTGCTTAAGATCTCcagaacaaaaacacaaaaaatttaagaaatatatatgaagtttgctttaaaaataaggtcttttttttttttttgcaaggttatagtgaaatgaaaatgaaaattaaggagtaatagaggactttaaaagaaaataaaagaaaaaaaaagaaaaaaattttaattaaaaaaatagtaaaaatatatgagaatgaaaatgaaaattaaggagtaatagaggagcaATAGAGGACtttatctgaaagagacatgtgtaccccaatgttcatcgcagcactgtttataatagccaggacatggaagcaacctagatgcccatcagcagacaaatggataaggaagctgtagtacatatacactatggaatattactcagccattaaaaagaattcatttgaatcagttctaatcagatggatgaaactggagtccataatacagagtgaagtaagccagaaagataaagaccaatacagtatactaacgcatatttacggaatttaaaaagatggtaaggataaccctatatgcaaaacagaaaaagagacacagatatacagaacagacttttagactctgtgggagaaggcgagggtgggatgatctgagagaatagcattgaaacaagtatactatcaagtgtgaaacggatcaccagcccaggttggatgcatgagacaagtgctcggggctggtgcactgggaagacccagagggatgggatggggagggaggcgggaggggggatcgggatggggaacacatgtagatccatggctgattcatgtcaatgtatggcaaaaaccactacaatatgtacaaaaattaaaaaaaaaatggatgaatggataaagaaaatgtggggtgtgtgtgtgtgtgaaaataaaaataaaaataaaacaaacaacaaaaaaagacctgCACAACAGAGTCTTCATTGTAGCTTGGATTTATTAGTGGCCtttgaacaaatgagtgaatggatgaattgAGCTAGAATCTCTAAGCCTGTGGCTCTGTAAATAAGGTAAGTTGTGACCTTCAACTTGGGCCTTGATATCCATATGGCCAAATTAATGTTTGAATCAGGCCAAAGTCACTGTTTATGAATAATTTAGTTTCTTGCAAATCCTACGGTTGCTACTGTACATAATGAACTCTCAGGAGAAATGGAGGCCCTAAGTGAGAGCATTAAAAGCCTACAAGGTAGACAGCTAAGAAGAGAAGGAGCAAAGGATGTTAAATGAAATCGATGGGACTTGCAGGAGTAGACCTGTTTTTCTCTTCAGCATTGTTAAAGCCACACTGTCCACTGCTTCAGGTTAAGGGATCATCAGCAGTATTTCCCTGAACTGTCCCTGGGCCATTTACTGAAACCCTGGATTTTACTCAGATCATGTGCATCAAAGACTGTTAGAGCCGGAAGAGGTCTTGGAAACTTAGGCCAAACcactcatttaacagatgagggaaCTAGTGATTAGCTTTTAAAGGACTTGTTAAGATCACACAGCCTGTTTACTGGCAACCAGAAATTGAGTGCTCAGCCCACTACCCTAGCGACTACATTAACGATGCATGGgctgaaaaggcagaaaaacaaatTGGTTCACTAGAGGCTTTCATCAATGACAAATCTATATCAGCAATCCTGCGGACCATAATCCGGAGGCTTTTATGTCTTTCTGCACGTGTGCCAAGTTCCATGGTACACCCATTACCCTTTTCAGGCCCTGGTATGCAATTCAAAGCCATTTAAAAGTGCATTAGTGTGTTTTTAAATTGAGGGCCTCAAGCAACAGGGTGGCAGACTTATTCCAAAATCTTAGCCAGAATAAATTTCTTATCAAAATAAGTTACACTATTCACATCAGCTGTGTGTTAAttcaattaaacaataaattaaaatctaCTCAATGGCTGCTGATTGGACCTTAGACCATTTAATGATTCCCTTTCtggctttttcattcatttacttaaaatgtaaaacttactGTCTAATCAATACACTTTTCTTgtgaaaagaaaacttaaaaaaaaaaggcactttgTAAAATGTGTACAAATCTGATTCTTTCATATCTACTCTaaagagataataaaattatGACTGGCTGGATCACGTCTTTCTGCAAGTGATGGGCAGTGGCAGGCAGCCTGGAGAAAGTTGGGGGACAGACCTTCCCCAGCTAAGCTGCACACTGGAGCTCAGGTGCCTCTGCTTGCTCATCAGATTCTCTCTTTCAGTTGGGTCACTACAGGACAGAGTCAAATTCCTTCATCTTGTACAGATGGTAAGGGATTGACCAACTTTGGACCAAACCAGCTGGGATTGGCCTTAGGCACTTAGGAGAACGGAGAGTCAGTTACACAGCAGTGACGTGACTGATTATGACTTGTGCTCATCTGAGGTGACTTGTACCCATTTGCTAGAACTGACTAGAGAAGATTTTGCAGTTTGAGTTATAAGCTTCCATAAATCACCCACTGACTATCCTATTTCCATGTGCTTTGTAGCTTGACGTGTTTGCTTataaaaaatatgactttttatAAATCAGAGCTTGAGGCTTTTAACACCAACTGCAATGGTGGTTCATAATCCATAAGAAGAcgacgacaacaacaacaaaaaaagcacaaaCCAGAATCAGCAACCTAGTATAAAAAAAGCATTTTGTCCCTAAAAGTCAGAGCCTCTTtcaatgccttaaaaaaaaaatctctgcttctCTCTATACACATATTTGCACATCATCTTAGACTATGATTCTATACCTACGTAATTTGTAAAATGCATGTACAGTATGTTAGGATTAGTTGGCATTGATGATTtaaacctgtggctgattcatgttgatgtgtggcagaggccaacacaatattatagagCAACTGtcctccaactgaaaaaaaaaaaaaaaaagaaaaaaaagtgaaacaaaatgggCACATCACTGAAGAGGACATGTGTCTATGATAAAGGGCAATTATTTGTAAGCTTAATTATGATACAAGGCATTGGTTAATCATCTttgctggacactactgagtgaatCATGGAATTAAGGATTCACAGTTTAAAAGGACATTATAGATTATTTGGCCTAGCATTTCATTCAGAGCAAACTGAGATCTAGAGAAGAGAGTTGAGTTAAGCTAACATAATTAGCACtagaagctgggtctcctgactCTTAATCTGCACACTTCCACTCAACTAGAGGACTCCTTGGTAGAAAATAGGCTAGACcgtggaaaaaaaaccaaaaaaaccgcAATTCATTAAAGAGTGCTAAGTGACCGAGAATTATAATCTTGGCTTTACTTAATGATTGACATAATCTACTTACTAACTggtgttttttaaagaatttaatttgAGTCTTCAGCCACGACAGTTTTTTCCATATATGCCAAATTATACATCAGAAGACTATTTTTGAATTCTCATACTATCAGAGTGGTTCATGCGCATCTTGGAGGAGATGGGACTATATTGAGAAAGATTTGGTCTGTGCTGGCTTGAAGGGCCGAGTCTTTGGTCAATGCTTCTCAAGGTGGGATATATTCCCTGACCCTCTTAGAAGTTGTATGTGCTTTTGCAGatcattctcttccattatgtgAATTCCAAACCactaatagattttttaaaatgataccttTTTATGACAGTACTGTTCACTGCAAGTCAAACAGACTCGACCTGTACTTTCCAGGAAAGAACTGCTCCAGGCACTAAAATCAGCTTTAGTGGAAATGATCTGCTAGGGCAACGCTTCTCAAACTTCACTGTGCACTTGAATCATCGGGGGATCTTagcaaaatgcagattctggtgggtgggggtggggagggcagagattctgcatttccaagCAGCGCCCATAGATGCGGTCCTCATAGGctggtcctcagaccttattTTGAGTAGCAAGGATCTAGGGGGCTAATAAACTTGGACAGTCTTCCCCAACAGCTCCCTGACTCTTAACTGGTTGTGTGTGTATTGGGAGAATAGAGCCTCAGATATGTTACTTTTGCATTTCTGGGAGCTCTGGCAGTGTGTTCACTTTCACACATCAGCCAACCTTGGAGTCCCATTCCTGTCAACATGGACTTATTGGGCTGGAATATCTAACTCACAGATCGAGCTCAGATTCTTTGTGTTCCAGCTTAAGAAGTAAATACACAAACGGATTTGCCCAAGATtgctcagaaaaacaaaaccagaacccTCTCTCTAAGGCAGTATGTTAGGTGTtcccactctcctttttcatctttataaattTTCACCCAGAGAAGCGAAAATTTCATCTTTATGAATTTTTACCCAGAGAAGTGAAAATTTCACAGAGAAGTGAAAATTTTCACCCAGAGAAGAGCAGAACCCCCAGAATGGCCCTAAATTATAAGAGAAGTAATTTTCAGTCTGTGGAGAGTCCTAAAACTCTAGTTTCTTGATTGCTGTTTAAAGTATCCTGGAgataaaaagaatcagaaaaactaTACTACACTATGTTGGAAATCGAATTTTGTCATCCACTTCCTATTCCTCAATGGGCTTTGGCTTGGTATGGCATTTTATTCCACAAACAGGGACTGCATATATCACCGTGTACTGAAAATACTCATTATAACCTCATAGCAGAAAATACTGTACCCGCTGAATACGTAAACAGGCTGTACTGGGAAGATAGAAAATagccttttattttacttaagtGATAGAAAAATAGTCTTCAAAAATACATTGTTAAATTTATGGGTTTATATTAAAGTAGAATTTGTATATACAGTAAGGCAGCACTTCTGTTAGCATCCTgctatgattatattttaaattaaatagtcttttgggacttttttttttgcactaaCAGAAGACTAGGGTGTGTAATAAATTATATATCATgctgaaataaaagaggaaaacatttgaGAAGGATTCACCACATGAAACTCATTTGCCTCCTGTGTAAGAAAATTTCACTTTCTAAAACCCTATTCTCTAGAAGTTTCAGAATGAAATACAATTTAGGGGTAAAATCCATGCTTAATGAATTcaaactattttaagaaaaaactggAGGCATCCTGTTTACTTGCGTATTGGCAATGTGTCATTAAGGTAAGAGGAACGGATGTAAACAATTTGTCAGGTGTTCTAGAATGAAACTTTTTAAGTGCACTGTATTTGGTTAATcctaataaaatgaaagaggagtgCAAAGGTTAAGCAACCGGTCTTCAAGAGTGGTTATCATGGCATTTCTCTCCTATCTACCATCTTCCCATGGTAAACAATTTTGACTGACTTATACCCCTCTGTCACATACAAAACCATGAAGGCCTTTTCCAGAGAATATACCTGTTGGCACTGTCTCTCAAGAATACTAGGCAATGTGCTTCTATATCATTGAACACATAATCTGATAAGTAATAGTAAAAAGTAAATCTATAAATCACACAAGATGGAACAATTTGTTCTGGAATCAGCTGTTGGAAAAAGAGGCAACTGGTTGAAAATACAGAGAATGAAGAGTGAACTGGGAGTTGGGTAGTGTCATTCTAACCCTGCTCTTGAGCCCTCTCTGCTAGAGTGCATTTCACGTACTCTGTAGTGTTCCCTGAAGGAAAATCACAGTTCAACCCATCCTTCCATAACTCTCACTGCAAGAGTGCATAAAACCTGTGGGACCCAGTCCCCAACCCAACTGGAGTCTGCAGTTGCCTGGGGTTGCGGGGGAGACAGCCAGATCGGCCTCAGCTGGATTCTATGGCAGGGCTGGCGGGGCCTCCTTGGCTGGTTCTTCTAACAGAGTCAGGTTTTGCGCTTGAGGATCTGGCACCAACACCAGGATGTTGCTATCCGTCACCTGGGACACCTTCGAGTACTCCTTGCTGGTTTCAGGGGCGCCGACCTTCTCGTTTTGTTTTGGGAACAGAGCCAGCACTCCATCTTGGCTGACCTTGTGGATCTCCACATATTCCAAGGGTTTAGCAGAGATCAAGGGGGTTTTGTCTTGGGGCAGTGGCCATGCCGTGTCTTGGTCAGGCTTGGAACTGCAGCCTTCTGACTCCCTCTGCTTGGCTGCCTTTCCTTCCCCTCCAGTCTCAATGGTTTTCGAGGGCTTTAAAGCATGTTGGTCTGTTTGGTCCAGCAAAGTGGCTGCGGTGCCTGCCATGCCCAGGGCCAGCTCACACACGTCAGCAATGTTGTGGTAAGAATATCTGGGGTTGTGCAGGCTGGGTGGCTGCGGGAAAGGCCATGTGGAAGATTTGGGTCCGTTGGCATGAAAATAGGGGATTTTGCCTTCCGTGTTCATGCTCTGAGGGGCCTGGAGACATGTAAGGTTTGTTTCGGGATTCTCCAGTTTCTCAGGGCCCTCAGGAGTATGGAACTTGAAGGGATGGGCCTGAGGTTCATCACATTTTTCAGAAAAGAGCGAAGGGCTGTCGCAGCTGCCCCGGCCAGAGTCACTGTCAGGATCCATGTGCATGGGCTTCACGCCTTGCTCCATGTGTTCTTTGGAGGGGTGTGGCATCAGCTGCTGGTCTTCACTGTCATCCACCTCTATGAACTCCATCAGCAAGTCCTCACAGTCGGAAGTGGGAGGGAAGTCTTGGCTTTCCAGAGCTCTCAGGAGTTCCTCGGACTTGCCCTTCTATTAAAACATAGACACAAGGCGAGAAGGCTGTGATATCTGCAATCAAAGTGAACGCCATCAGAACAAATTCCCTGGGGCTGACTTTTCACAGTTTTGTGCTTTTGGCCT
Protein-coding sequences here:
- the PRLR gene encoding prolactin receptor isoform X1, yielding MKENAASRVVYILLLFLNASLLNGQSPPGKPKIIKCRSPGKETFTCWWEPGADGGLPTNYTLTYHKEGETLIHECPDYKTGGPNTCYFSKKHTSIWKIYIITVNAINQMGVSSSDPLYVDVTYIVEPEPPANLTLELKHPEDRKPYLWIRWFPPTLTDIKSGWFMIQYEIRLKPEKATDWEIHFAAKQTQLKIFSLYPGQKYLVQVRCKPDHGYWSEWSPESSIQIPNDFPVKDTTMWIFVAVLSAVICLIMVWAVALKGYSMMTCILPPVPGPKIKGFDIHLLEKGKSEELLRALESQDFPPTSDCEDLLMEFIEVDDSEDQQLMPHPSKEHMEQGVKPMHMDPDSDSGRGSCDSPSLFSEKCDEPQAHPFKFHTPEGPEKLENPETNLTCLQAPQSMNTEGKIPYFHANGPKSSTWPFPQPPSLHNPRYSYHNIADVCELALGMAGTAATLLDQTDQHALKPSKTIETGGEGKAAKQRESEGCSSKPDQDTAWPLPQDKTPLISAKPLEYVEIHKVSQDGVLALFPKQNEKVGAPETSKEYSKVSQVTDSNILVLVPDPQAQNLTLLEEPAKEAPPALP